From the genome of Helicoverpa zea isolate HzStark_Cry1AcR chromosome 1, ilHelZeax1.1, whole genome shotgun sequence, one region includes:
- the LOC124644176 gene encoding translocating chain-associated membrane protein 1, which translates to MGVKPAIGRKSNKNPPIFSHEFVIQNHADIVSCVVMVFLVGLMVQSTSPIASLFISLHHNVSGVEPSRELPKGEPFFYEAGWKDACAVFFYSLVCIVMHAILQEYFLDKISKKFHLSKSRLSALNESGQLVVFHLVTLVWGGDAIIREGFVFNVSQLWDGYPNHPMSFLLKLWWIVQASYWIHTVPELYFQRIKKDEWMGRIRHAAAAFAFVALAYGFKFQRVGVCLVVLHSLAEFVAHSYRLNTILRGEREDWLDKFLSLINGSVFVAVRLCSLVLGVLTFYFGLAGAAQLVLRVAALSVLVSFQVYLMFNFISEAIKQRQESRQQAQAKPKKEKKEKPKKEKVKKAPVEESDLPEVDQNTNKTLRQRQSAVKAK; encoded by the exons ATGGGTGTTAAGCCTGCGATTGGAAGAAAATCTAACAAAAACCCACCTATTTTTAGTCATGAATTTGTGATTCAGAATCATGCGGACATAGTTTCGTGTGTGGTTATGGTGTTTTTGGTCGGGTTGATGGTACAG TCTACGAGTCCCATAGCGAGTTTATTCATCAGTCTGCACCACAATGTGAGTGGAGTTGAGCCCTCCAGAGAACTGCCAAAAGGAGAGCCATTCTTCTATGAAGCAGGATGGAAAGACGCCTGTGCAGTATTCTTTTACTCTTTGGTGTGCATTGTTATGCATGCCATCCTCCAAGAGTATTTCTTGGAT aaaataTCAAAGAAGTTTCATCTGTCCAAATCAAGACTGAGTGCCCTGAATGAGTCTGGTCAACTGGTTGTGTTCCACCTAGTAACTCTAGTGTGGGGTGGTGATGCCATTATCCGAGAAGGATTTGTCTTCAATGTGTCACAGTTATGGGACG GCTACCCCAACCACCCAATGAGCTTCTTGCTGAAACTCTGGTGGATTGTTCAGGCTTCGTACTGGATCCACACCGTCCCTGAGTTGTACTTCCAGCGTATCAAGAAAGATGAGTGGATGGGCCGCATCAGGCACGCTGCTGCTGCATTCGCTTTCGTCgctctggcttatggcttcaa GTTCCAACGCGTGGGTGTGTGCTTAGTAGTTTTGCACTCTCTCGCCGAATTCGTCGCCCACAGCTACCGGCTCAACACCATCCTTAGGGGAGAGCGTGAAGACTGGTTAGACAAAT TCTTGAGCCTGATCAACGGTTCCGTGTTCGTGGCTGTTCGCCTGTGCTCGCTGGTGCTCGGCGTGCTGACGTTCTACTTCGGTCTGGCGGGTGCTGCTCAGCTTGTGCTGCGCGTAGCTGCGTTATCTGTCCTTGTGTCCTTCCAG GTTTACTTGATGTTCAACTTCATCTCTGAAGCCATCAAGCAGAGGCAAGAGAGCCGCCAACAGGCTCAAGCCAAACCCAAGaaagagaaaaaagaaaagcCTAAGAAGGAGAAAG TAAAGAAAGCCCCGGTTGAGGAGTCGGACCTGCCCGAGGTGGACCAGAACACGAACAAGACGCTGCGACAGCGACAGAGCGCCGTCAAGGCGAAGTGA